The Candidatus Pantoea soli genome window below encodes:
- the xylB gene encoding xylulokinase, which produces MVIGIDLGTSGVKVVLLDAAGQVQASASAPLQVSRPHPLWSEQDPESWWQATDRAMQALAQQHDLSAVAAIGFSGQMHGATLLDASHRVLRPAMLWNDGRSAAQCHELEQRVAAARQITGNLMMPGFTAPKVLWVQQHEPEIFARVAKVLLPKDYLRWRMSGDFATDMSDAAGTLWLDVAQRDWSDVMLDACGLDRRHMPQLCEGNQITGTLLPDIAARWGMAPVPLVAGGGDNAAGAVGVGMVAPGQGMLSLGTSGVYFLVSEGYLSNPQRAVHSFCHALPQRWHLMSVMLSAAACLDWAAALTGCDDVPHLLAEAESARDATPLPLFLPYLSGERTPHNNPQAQGTFFGLTHQHGRPELARAVLEGVGFALAEGMDAVHECGVRPQTVMLIGGGARSAYWRQMLADISGLTLDYCHGGEVGPALGAARLAQQALDPDTPLPVPQLAQRHQPDAARCQAYQPRRALFARLYQQLLPLMS; this is translated from the coding sequence ATGGTTATCGGCATTGATTTAGGGACGTCTGGCGTCAAAGTGGTGCTGCTGGATGCCGCGGGGCAGGTGCAGGCAAGTGCCAGTGCCCCGCTGCAGGTGTCGCGCCCGCATCCGCTGTGGAGCGAGCAGGACCCGGAGAGCTGGTGGCAGGCCACCGATCGGGCCATGCAGGCGCTGGCGCAGCAGCACGATCTCAGCGCCGTAGCGGCCATCGGTTTCAGCGGCCAGATGCACGGCGCCACGCTGCTGGACGCCAGCCATCGCGTGCTGCGCCCGGCCATGCTATGGAACGACGGGCGCAGCGCCGCGCAGTGCCATGAACTGGAGCAGCGGGTGGCCGCTGCGCGTCAGATCACCGGTAACCTGATGATGCCCGGCTTCACCGCGCCCAAAGTGTTGTGGGTGCAGCAGCACGAGCCGGAGATCTTTGCCCGGGTGGCCAAAGTGCTGCTGCCGAAAGACTATCTGCGCTGGCGGATGAGCGGCGACTTTGCCACCGACATGTCGGATGCGGCGGGCACGCTGTGGCTGGATGTGGCGCAGCGCGACTGGAGCGACGTAATGCTGGATGCCTGCGGGCTGGATCGCCGCCATATGCCGCAGCTCTGCGAAGGCAATCAGATCACCGGCACCCTGCTGCCGGATATCGCTGCGCGCTGGGGAATGGCACCGGTGCCGCTGGTGGCGGGCGGTGGCGACAATGCCGCCGGCGCCGTGGGCGTGGGCATGGTGGCGCCGGGGCAGGGAATGCTGTCGCTCGGCACCTCCGGTGTCTATTTTCTCGTCAGCGAGGGCTACCTCAGTAACCCGCAGCGTGCCGTGCACAGCTTCTGTCACGCACTGCCGCAGCGCTGGCATCTGATGTCCGTCATGCTGAGCGCGGCCGCCTGTCTTGACTGGGCAGCCGCGCTGACCGGTTGTGACGACGTGCCGCATCTGCTGGCAGAAGCGGAAAGCGCCCGTGACGCTACGCCGCTGCCTCTCTTTCTGCCGTACCTCTCCGGTGAGCGAACGCCCCATAACAATCCGCAGGCGCAGGGGACCTTCTTTGGCCTGACGCATCAGCACGGCCGGCCGGAGCTGGCTCGCGCGGTACTGGAGGGCGTAGGCTTTGCGCTGGCGGAAGGCATGGACGCGGTGCATGAGTGTGGTGTCCGGCCGCAGACGGTGATGCTGATTGGCGGCGGTGCGCGCAGCGCGTACTGGCGACAGATGCTGGCGGACATCAGCGGGCTGACGCTGGACTACTGCCACGGTGGCGAAGTGGGGCCGGCGCTGGGCGCGGCGCGGCTGGCACAGCAGGCGCTCGATCCGGACACGCCTTTGCCGGTGCCGCAACTGGCGCAGCGGCATCAGCCCGACGCCGCGCGCTGTCAGGCATACCAGCCGCGTCGTGCGCTGTTTGCCCGCCTGTATCAGCAGCTGCTGCCGCTGATGTCCTGA
- a CDS encoding GlxA family transcriptional regulator: MPQPVYFLVLPGVMALDLTGPAETLQLAGGHFSLHYIGPQPAVRCSTGMTLADIAPLPAQLPDNSLLLVPGVCDSRVWLDTPAATAARHWLRQQHSAIHSQRITLVCICSGALLAAQAGLLDGVACTTHHDVLSRLRAAAPAARVKENRVFVEHQGIWTSAGITAGIDLALHLINRLCGAPQALAVAREMVVWFRRAGDDPQLSPWLRYRHHLHPALHRAQDALIAHPEHDWSLDALAQRAHVSARHLTRLFRQHLGISVREYHEQLRLGIARQRQQQGEAAEKAALAAGFSSARQLRRARQRWDDQLTR, encoded by the coding sequence ATGCCACAGCCCGTCTATTTCCTTGTTTTGCCTGGCGTGATGGCGCTTGACCTCACCGGCCCGGCGGAAACCCTGCAGCTGGCCGGCGGACATTTTTCCCTGCACTACATCGGCCCGCAGCCCGCTGTACGCTGTTCCACCGGCATGACGCTGGCGGACATTGCACCGCTGCCCGCGCAGTTGCCGGACAACAGTCTGCTGCTGGTGCCCGGCGTGTGCGATTCCCGCGTCTGGCTGGATACGCCAGCGGCAACCGCCGCGCGTCACTGGCTGCGTCAGCAGCACAGCGCCATCCACAGCCAGCGCATCACGCTGGTCTGCATCTGTTCCGGGGCGCTGCTGGCAGCGCAGGCGGGATTGCTTGATGGTGTGGCCTGCACCACCCATCATGATGTGCTGTCACGACTAAGGGCCGCCGCACCGGCGGCGCGGGTAAAAGAGAATCGGGTGTTCGTTGAGCATCAGGGCATCTGGACCAGCGCCGGCATTACCGCCGGTATCGATCTGGCGCTGCACTTGATTAATCGTCTGTGCGGCGCGCCGCAGGCGCTGGCGGTGGCGCGGGAAATGGTGGTGTGGTTCCGCCGCGCCGGCGACGATCCGCAGCTGTCGCCGTGGCTGCGCTATCGCCATCATTTGCATCCGGCGCTTCACCGGGCGCAGGACGCGCTGATTGCCCATCCTGAACATGACTGGTCGCTGGACGCGCTGGCGCAGCGGGCGCATGTCAGCGCTCGGCACCTGACGCGGCTGTTTCGTCAGCATCTCGGGATTAGCGTGCGCGAATACCATGAACAGCTGCGTCTGGGGATTGCGCGGCAGCGTCAGCAACAGGGCGAGGCGGCGGAAAAAGCCGCGCTGGCGGCCGGATTCTCCTCGGCACGTCAGCTGCGGCGGGCGCGACAGCGCTGGGACGATCAGCTCACCAGATGA
- a CDS encoding acyltransferase has product MSQKISWIDNLRAVACLMVIVIHTTTWYITGPTAVTGLSWDVANVLNAASRVCVPLFFMISGYLFFGERSAQGRHLLRIVLCLLFYSAVALAYITWLTPISEGRSLLKLLQKPVFYHLWFFFAIIGIYLLSPLIQVKSVRPRYVVMLVMVLAVIANPNTVSQSLGPFHWLPVNLYVSGDSIYYLLYALLGRAIGCMETQKRGVSWLAGLGFIACVAGIALGTRQLLKINGAFNDTWYLYNGPLVFIAAISLLVLFKNVLNSRPLPLLATVSRYSLPVYGFHALFIHYLRTHHYDDMSRPWLDLPWIFGATLAGSLLLAMLLQRLDKRHLVS; this is encoded by the coding sequence ATGTCACAAAAGATTAGCTGGATAGATAACTTACGTGCGGTCGCCTGCCTGATGGTGATCGTCATTCACACCACCACCTGGTATATCACTGGCCCGACCGCTGTCACCGGCCTTAGCTGGGATGTCGCTAATGTGCTCAATGCCGCATCGCGCGTCTGCGTGCCGCTGTTTTTTATGATTTCAGGCTACCTGTTCTTTGGTGAACGCAGCGCGCAGGGACGGCATTTGCTGCGCATCGTGCTGTGCCTGCTGTTCTACAGCGCCGTGGCGCTGGCCTATATCACCTGGCTGACGCCGATCAGCGAAGGCCGCTCGCTGCTGAAACTGCTGCAAAAACCGGTGTTCTACCACCTGTGGTTTTTCTTCGCCATTATCGGTATCTACCTGCTTTCCCCGCTGATTCAGGTAAAAAGCGTCCGGCCGCGCTATGTGGTGATGCTGGTGATGGTGCTGGCGGTGATTGCAAATCCCAATACTGTCAGCCAGTCACTGGGGCCGTTCCACTGGCTGCCGGTTAACCTCTATGTCAGCGGCGACAGCATCTACTACCTGCTGTATGCGCTGCTGGGCCGGGCGATCGGCTGTATGGAGACGCAAAAACGTGGCGTCAGCTGGCTGGCCGGGCTGGGTTTTATCGCCTGCGTGGCAGGCATTGCGCTGGGCACCCGGCAGCTGCTGAAGATCAATGGCGCGTTCAATGACACCTGGTATCTGTATAACGGGCCGCTGGTGTTTATCGCCGCCATCAGCCTGCTGGTGCTGTTTAAAAATGTGCTAAACAGCCGCCCGCTGCCGCTGCTGGCCACGGTGTCCCGCTATTCGCTGCCGGTTTACGGCTTCCACGCGCTGTTTATCCACTATCTGCGCACCCATCACTACGATGACATGTCGCGTCCGTGGCTGGATCTGCCGTGGATCTTCGGCGCGACGCTGGCCGGCAGCCTGCTGCTGGCCATGCTGTTACAGCGCCTGGATAAACGTCATCTGGTGAGCTGA
- the glyQ gene encoding glycine--tRNA ligase subunit alpha, producing MQKFDTKTFQGLILTLQDYWARQGCTIVQPLDMEVGAGTSHPMTCLRAIGPEPMASAYVQPSRRPTDGRYGENPNRLQHYYQFQVVIKPNPDNLQELYLGSLKELGIDPTVHDIRFVEDNWENPTLGAWGLGWEVWLNGMEVTQFTYFQQVGGLECKPVTGEITYGLERLAMYIQGVDSVYDLTWSDGPFGKTTYGDVFHQNEVEQSTYNFEYADVDFLFSCFEQYEKEAQQLLALEKPLPLPAYERILKAAHSFNLLDARKAISVTERQRYILRIRTLTKAVAEAYYASREALGFPMCNRNK from the coding sequence ATGCAAAAGTTTGATACCAAGACCTTTCAGGGCCTGATCCTGACCTTGCAGGATTACTGGGCGCGTCAGGGCTGCACCATTGTCCAACCGCTGGACATGGAAGTGGGCGCTGGCACTTCACACCCTATGACTTGTCTGCGTGCTATCGGGCCTGAGCCGATGGCGAGCGCGTATGTGCAGCCGTCACGCCGTCCAACCGATGGCCGCTACGGCGAAAACCCGAACCGTTTACAGCATTACTACCAGTTCCAGGTAGTGATCAAGCCAAACCCGGACAACCTGCAGGAGCTGTACCTGGGTTCGCTGAAAGAGCTGGGTATCGATCCTACCGTGCACGACATCCGCTTCGTAGAAGACAACTGGGAAAACCCGACGCTGGGTGCCTGGGGTCTTGGCTGGGAAGTGTGGCTGAACGGCATGGAAGTGACGCAGTTCACCTACTTCCAGCAGGTGGGCGGCCTGGAGTGTAAGCCGGTTACCGGCGAAATCACCTACGGTCTGGAGCGTCTGGCGATGTACATCCAGGGCGTCGACAGCGTTTACGATCTGACCTGGAGCGACGGTCCGTTCGGCAAAACCACCTATGGCGATGTGTTCCACCAGAACGAAGTGGAACAGTCGACCTATAACTTCGAATACGCGGACGTGGATTTCCTGTTCAGCTGCTTTGAGCAGTATGAAAAAGAAGCCCAGCAGCTGCTGGCGCTGGAAAAACCGCTGCCGCTGCCGGCGTATGAGCGCATCCTGAAGGCGGCACACAGCTTTAACCTGCTGGATGCCCGCAAGGCGATCTCCGTGACCGAGCGCCAGCGTTACATCCTGCGTATCCGCACCCTGACGAAAGCCGTGGCCGAAGCCTATTACGCCTCCCGCGAGGCGCTCGGCTTCCCTATGTGCAACCGTAATAAGTAA
- the glyS gene encoding glycine--tRNA ligase subunit beta — protein sequence MTDKTFLVEIGTEELPPKALRTLAEAFAAHFTAELDSAGLAHGEVSWFAAPRRLALKVAAMAAAQPDREVEKRGPAIAAAFDADGNATKAAEGWARGNGITVDQAERLSTDKGEWLVHRALVKGESAQALLPAMVATALSKLPIPKLMRWGASDVQFVRPVHTVTLLLGDELIPATLLGVQSDRVIRGHRFMGEQTLSLDNADQYPQLLQERGKVVADFATRKAKIKADAEAAARQLGGTADLSDSLLEEVASLVEWPVVLTARFEEKFLAVPAEALVYTMKGDQKYFPVYGADGKLLPHFIFVTNIESRDPQQIIAGNEKVVRPRLADAEFFFNTDRKKRLEDNLPRLETVLFQKELGTLRDKTDRIQALAGWIAAQIGADVNHATRAGLLSKCDLMTNMVFEFTDTQGVMGMHYARHDGEAEDVAVALNEQYQPRFAGDDLPSSPVACAVAIADKMDTLAGIFGIGQHPKGDKDPFALRRAALGVLRIIVEKNLPLDLQTLTEEAVRLYGSKLSNASVVDDVIDFMLGRFRAWYQEEGHSVDTIQAVLARRPTRPADFDARMKAVSHFRTLDAAAALAAANKRVSNILAKASEPLNDSVQASLLKENAEIQLATFVTALGDKLQPYFAEGRYQDALVELAQLREAVDNFFDNVMVNADDEAVRINRLTLLAQLRQLFLQVADISLLQ from the coding sequence ATGACCGATAAAACTTTCCTGGTGGAAATTGGCACCGAAGAGTTGCCTCCGAAAGCCCTGCGCACGCTGGCGGAAGCCTTTGCGGCGCACTTCACCGCTGAGCTGGACAGCGCCGGCCTGGCGCACGGCGAAGTCAGCTGGTTTGCTGCACCGCGTCGTCTGGCGCTGAAAGTGGCAGCAATGGCGGCCGCCCAGCCGGATCGCGAAGTAGAAAAACGTGGCCCGGCGATTGCCGCAGCGTTTGACGCGGACGGTAATGCGACCAAAGCTGCCGAAGGCTGGGCGCGCGGCAACGGCATTACCGTGGATCAGGCTGAACGCCTGAGCACGGACAAAGGCGAATGGCTGGTGCATCGTGCGCTGGTCAAAGGTGAAAGCGCGCAGGCGCTGCTGCCGGCCATGGTCGCGACGGCGCTGAGCAAGCTGCCGATCCCTAAACTGATGCGCTGGGGAGCCAGCGACGTGCAGTTCGTGCGTCCGGTCCACACCGTCACGCTGCTGCTGGGCGACGAGCTGATTCCTGCCACCCTGCTGGGCGTGCAGTCCGATCGCGTGATTCGCGGTCACCGCTTTATGGGCGAGCAGACGCTGTCGCTGGATAATGCCGATCAGTATCCGCAGCTGCTGCAGGAGCGCGGCAAAGTGGTGGCGGATTTCGCCACGCGTAAAGCCAAAATCAAAGCTGACGCGGAAGCGGCAGCCCGGCAGCTCGGCGGCACCGCCGATCTGAGTGACAGCCTGCTGGAAGAAGTGGCTTCGCTGGTCGAGTGGCCGGTGGTGCTCACCGCCAGATTCGAAGAGAAGTTCCTTGCCGTGCCGGCTGAAGCGCTGGTTTACACCATGAAAGGTGATCAGAAGTACTTCCCGGTCTATGGCGCTGACGGCAAGCTGCTGCCGCACTTCATTTTTGTCACCAACATTGAATCCCGCGATCCGCAGCAGATCATCGCCGGTAACGAGAAGGTGGTGCGTCCGCGTCTGGCGGATGCCGAGTTCTTCTTCAACACCGACCGCAAAAAGCGCCTGGAAGATAACCTGCCGCGGCTGGAGACAGTGCTGTTCCAGAAAGAGCTGGGCACGCTGCGTGACAAAACCGACCGCATTCAGGCGCTGGCAGGCTGGATCGCCGCGCAGATTGGCGCCGACGTGAATCACGCCACCCGTGCCGGTCTGCTGTCCAAATGTGACCTGATGACCAACATGGTGTTCGAGTTCACCGACACGCAGGGCGTGATGGGGATGCACTATGCCCGTCATGATGGCGAAGCAGAAGACGTCGCGGTTGCGCTGAATGAGCAGTATCAGCCGCGTTTTGCCGGTGACGATCTGCCTTCCAGCCCGGTGGCCTGTGCGGTAGCCATTGCGGACAAAATGGATACCCTCGCGGGCATCTTCGGCATTGGCCAGCATCCGAAAGGGGATAAAGACCCGTTCGCGCTGCGGCGTGCGGCGCTGGGCGTGCTGCGCATTATCGTTGAGAAGAACCTGCCGCTGGATCTGCAAACGCTGACCGAAGAAGCGGTGCGTCTCTACGGCAGCAAACTGAGCAACGCCAGCGTGGTGGACGATGTCATCGACTTTATGCTGGGGCGTTTCCGCGCCTGGTATCAGGAAGAGGGCCACAGCGTCGATACCATTCAGGCCGTGCTGGCGCGTCGTCCAACCCGTCCGGCGGATTTCGATGCCCGCATGAAAGCGGTATCGCACTTCCGGACGCTGGACGCAGCGGCGGCACTGGCGGCAGCGAACAAGCGCGTCTCTAACATCCTGGCGAAAGCCAGTGAACCGCTGAATGACAGCGTGCAGGCTTCGCTGCTGAAAGAGAATGCCGAAATCCAGCTGGCGACCTTTGTCACGGCTCTCGGTGACAAACTGCAGCCGTATTTTGCGGAAGGTCGTTATCAGGACGCGCTGGTGGAACTGGCTCAGCTGCGCGAAGCGGTGGACAACTTCTTCGACAACGTGATGGTGAATGCGGATGACGAAGCCGTGCGTATCAACCGCCTGACCCTGCTGGCGCAGCTGCGTCAGCTGTTCCTGCAGGTGGCGGATATTTCCCTGCTGCAGTAA
- the selB gene encoding selenocysteine-specific translation elongation factor, translating into MIIATAGHVDHGKTALLQALTGINADRLPEEQRRGMTIDLGYAYWPQPAGHTLGFIDVPGHEKFLANMLAGIGGIHHALLVVACDDGIMPQTREHLQLLSLAGQPPLSVAFTKADRAENARIAEVQQQVAQLTQALGWPDAPQFVTSSHTGQGIDALREHLNGLTPPAYDRRRRFRLAIDRAFTLKGTGLVVTGTALGGEVSVGDSLWLSRLNVPLRVRALHAQNQPVSRAQAGQRIALNIAGEVEKAQLCRGDWLLQQPQPEGTQRLIVALHLLQPLKSASQPVHIHHAASHVTGRLTLLEDGLAELVLNAPLWLAEQDRLIIRDSNAQHSLGAGRVLLLNSKKRGKRQPAYLSWLRQLAAATDEGSSLRAHLSHQPVPSADFAWAHQLTAPALDALLTDIAPVRLGSMLMDAAQSSDWQQRLLAALAHFHQHHPELPGIGYDRLRRVALPDQPAGLVLALIDQALAQGQLQQKNGWLHLPDFEPHFSAQETALWQQVAPLFGDQPLWVRDIATALQQDEETIRSLLLTAARLGHLTAIVRDRYYRSEQIQIFADLIRQRAAQGGSTSAADFRNQLGTGRKVAVQILEFFDRSGFTRRRGNDHLLRDERLFTATAR; encoded by the coding sequence ATGATTATCGCGACCGCAGGACACGTTGACCACGGCAAGACCGCGCTGTTACAGGCGCTGACCGGCATCAATGCCGATCGGCTGCCGGAAGAGCAGCGGCGCGGCATGACTATCGATCTCGGCTATGCCTACTGGCCGCAGCCAGCCGGTCATACGCTGGGGTTTATTGACGTGCCGGGCCATGAAAAATTTCTGGCCAACATGCTCGCCGGGATCGGCGGCATTCATCACGCACTGCTGGTGGTTGCCTGCGACGACGGGATTATGCCGCAGACGCGCGAACACCTGCAGCTGCTCAGCCTTGCCGGTCAGCCCCCGCTCAGCGTGGCCTTCACCAAAGCCGATCGCGCAGAGAACGCGCGCATTGCGGAGGTGCAACAGCAGGTGGCACAGCTGACACAAGCGCTTGGCTGGCCTGACGCGCCGCAGTTTGTCACCAGCAGCCACACCGGCCAGGGCATCGACGCGCTGCGCGAGCACCTCAACGGCCTGACGCCACCGGCATACGATCGCCGTCGCCGCTTCCGTCTTGCCATCGACCGCGCGTTTACCCTGAAGGGCACCGGTCTGGTGGTAACCGGCACAGCGCTGGGCGGCGAGGTCAGCGTCGGCGATAGCCTGTGGCTCAGCCGTCTGAATGTGCCGCTGCGCGTGCGGGCGCTGCATGCCCAGAATCAGCCTGTCAGCCGGGCACAGGCCGGCCAGCGTATTGCCCTGAATATCGCCGGTGAGGTGGAAAAAGCGCAGCTTTGCCGGGGCGACTGGCTGCTGCAACAGCCGCAGCCAGAAGGCACACAGCGGCTGATTGTCGCGCTGCATCTGCTGCAGCCCCTGAAAAGCGCCTCGCAGCCGGTGCATATCCACCATGCCGCCAGTCACGTTACCGGTCGCCTGACGCTGCTGGAGGACGGGCTGGCAGAACTGGTGCTGAATGCACCGCTGTGGCTGGCAGAGCAGGACCGGCTGATTATCCGCGACAGCAATGCGCAGCACTCGCTGGGCGCCGGGCGCGTACTGCTGCTCAACAGCAAAAAGCGCGGCAAGCGGCAACCGGCTTACCTGAGCTGGCTGCGGCAGCTGGCCGCGGCCACGGACGAAGGCAGCAGCCTGCGCGCGCATCTCAGCCACCAGCCGGTGCCGTCTGCGGATTTTGCCTGGGCACACCAGCTCACCGCACCGGCGCTGGACGCGCTGCTGACGGATATCGCGCCGGTACGGCTGGGCAGCATGCTGATGGATGCCGCTCAGAGCAGCGACTGGCAGCAGCGGTTACTGGCGGCGCTGGCGCATTTTCACCAGCATCATCCGGAGCTGCCGGGTATCGGCTACGATCGCCTGCGGCGCGTGGCGCTGCCGGATCAGCCCGCCGGGCTGGTGCTGGCGCTGATCGACCAGGCGCTGGCGCAGGGTCAGCTGCAGCAGAAAAACGGCTGGCTGCATCTGCCCGACTTTGAACCGCACTTTAGCGCGCAGGAAACGGCGCTGTGGCAGCAGGTGGCGCCGCTGTTTGGTGACCAGCCGCTGTGGGTGCGGGACATTGCCACCGCGCTGCAGCAGGATGAAGAGACCATCCGCAGCCTGCTGCTGACCGCCGCGCGCCTTGGTCATCTCACCGCGATCGTGCGCGATCGCTACTACCGCAGCGAGCAGATCCAGATCTTCGCCGATCTGATACGCCAGCGTGCCGCCCAGGGCGGCAGCACCAGCGCCGCCGATTTCCGCAATCAGCTTGGCACCGGCCGCAAAGTGGCCGTGCAGATTCTGGAATTTTTTGACCGCAGCGGCTTTACCCGCCGGCGCGGTAACGATCATCTGCTGCGCGACGAACGGCTTTTCACCGCGACCGCCCGCTGA
- the selA gene encoding L-seryl-tRNA(Sec) selenium transferase, giving the protein MKNLYSQLPAIDTLLRDPHLQPLIAETGNAFLTRLLRQLQQEAREHIQRQHALPDWHENWPQEAIRRAQRQQRSALRPVFNLTGTVLHTNLGRAVLSDRAIAAVTACLRQPVTLEYALDDAARGHRDRAVSALLCELTGAEAACIVNNNAAAVLLMLATLAAGREVVMSRGELVEIGGAFRIPDVMRQAGCQLVEVGTTNRTHLKDYRAAIGEHTGLLMKVHTSNYQIQGFTHAVTEQELVTLGEAHQLPVISDLGSGSLIDMTAYGLPAEPMPQQLIAAGVSLVSFSGDKLLGGPQAGIIVGKKALIDQLQQHPLKRALRVDKMTLAALEATLQLYRQPETLQEALPTLRLLTRPAHEILQQAERLMPALEQAWGAQFAVAIAPCSSQIGSGSLPVDRLPGFAITFTPHSGHGSELQTLAQRWRTLARPVIGRIQEGRLWLDLRCLDDEAALIQALVP; this is encoded by the coding sequence ATGAAGAATCTGTACAGTCAGTTACCCGCTATTGATACCCTGCTGCGCGATCCGCATCTGCAGCCGCTCATCGCCGAAACCGGCAACGCTTTTCTTACCCGCCTGCTGCGTCAGTTGCAGCAGGAAGCGCGCGAACATATTCAGCGCCAGCACGCCCTGCCCGACTGGCATGAAAACTGGCCGCAGGAGGCGATACGCCGCGCGCAGCGGCAGCAGCGCAGCGCCCTGCGCCCGGTGTTTAATCTGACCGGCACCGTGCTGCACACCAATCTTGGCCGGGCCGTGCTCAGCGACCGCGCAATCGCGGCGGTGACCGCCTGTCTGCGTCAGCCGGTGACGCTGGAGTATGCGCTGGACGACGCCGCGCGCGGCCATCGCGATCGCGCCGTCAGCGCGCTGCTGTGCGAGCTGACCGGGGCGGAGGCGGCCTGCATCGTAAACAATAACGCGGCCGCCGTGCTGCTGATGCTCGCCACACTCGCCGCGGGACGCGAAGTGGTGATGTCGCGCGGCGAGCTGGTGGAGATTGGTGGTGCATTTCGCATTCCTGACGTCATGCGCCAGGCGGGCTGCCAGCTGGTGGAAGTCGGCACCACCAATCGTACCCACCTCAAAGATTACCGTGCCGCCATCGGTGAACACACGGGCCTGCTGATGAAAGTGCACACCAGCAATTACCAGATCCAGGGCTTTACCCATGCGGTAACAGAACAGGAGCTGGTCACGCTGGGCGAGGCGCATCAGTTGCCGGTCATCAGCGATCTTGGCAGCGGCTCCTTAATCGATATGACCGCTTACGGCCTGCCCGCAGAACCGATGCCGCAGCAGCTGATTGCGGCGGGCGTAAGCCTGGTGAGTTTCTCCGGCGATAAACTGCTGGGTGGCCCGCAGGCCGGAATCATCGTGGGCAAAAAAGCGCTGATCGACCAGCTGCAGCAGCACCCGCTTAAACGCGCCCTGCGCGTTGATAAAATGACGCTGGCCGCGCTGGAAGCCACGCTGCAGCTCTACCGCCAGCCGGAGACGCTGCAGGAGGCGCTGCCCACGCTGCGCCTGCTGACGCGCCCTGCTCATGAGATTCTGCAGCAGGCAGAACGTCTGATGCCCGCACTGGAACAGGCGTGGGGTGCGCAGTTTGCTGTGGCGATCGCCCCCTGTTCATCACAGATCGGCAGCGGATCGCTGCCGGTTGACCGCCTGCCGGGCTTTGCTATTACCTTTACGCCGCACAGTGGCCACGGCAGTGAACTGCAGACACTGGCACAGCGCTGGCGCACGCTGGCACGGCCGGTGATTGGCCGTATTCAGGAGGGCAGGCTGTGGCTTGATTTACGCTGCCTTGATGACGAAGCCGCACTGATTCAGGCATTAGTACCATGA
- a CDS encoding glutathione S-transferase → MKLIGSYTSPFVRKISVILLEKGLVFEFVNHSPWSEDSPVLQYNPLGKVPALVDDQQLTWFDSAIIAQAIELRGEAPAMLPADPLQALQVCQLEKLADGISDAALVIVREQMRPGDQQSEEVLLRNREKIQRGLDALETAAAQGELLGSDTLNLADIATGCMLGYLNFRRVLPNWCVNRPALVRLAQSLFERESFARTVPPAS, encoded by the coding sequence ATGAAACTGATTGGCAGTTATACCAGCCCGTTTGTGCGAAAAATTTCAGTGATTCTGCTGGAAAAAGGCCTGGTGTTTGAGTTCGTCAACCACTCTCCGTGGAGCGAAGACAGCCCTGTCCTGCAATACAATCCGCTGGGCAAAGTGCCGGCGCTGGTCGATGATCAGCAGCTGACCTGGTTCGACTCCGCTATCATCGCGCAGGCGATTGAACTGCGCGGTGAGGCCCCTGCGATGCTGCCTGCCGATCCGCTGCAGGCGCTGCAGGTATGCCAGCTGGAAAAGCTGGCTGACGGCATCAGCGATGCGGCGCTCGTGATCGTACGTGAGCAAATGCGCCCGGGCGATCAGCAGTCAGAAGAGGTGCTGCTGCGCAACCGGGAAAAAATTCAGCGCGGCCTGGATGCGCTGGAAACCGCGGCTGCCCAGGGCGAACTGCTCGGCAGCGATACGCTGAATCTGGCCGATATCGCCACCGGCTGTATGCTGGGTTATCTCAATTTCCGTCGCGTGCTGCCCAACTGGTGCGTTAACCGTCCGGCGCTGGTCAGGCTGGCACAGAGCCTGTTCGAGCGGGAAAGCTTTGCCCGTACCGTACCGCCAGCCAGCTAA